AAATTATGGTTGCATTATAACCAAAATACTTACACCAGATAACTTTGGAAATCTTGAAAATATTGTTCTTCGCTTTGAAAGTATGGGAGAGTATGAGCAAAATCCGCCATTTTTGGGTGCTGTAATCGGACGTGTTGCCGGAAGAATTAAGGGTGCAGAATTTGAACTCGATGGCAAAGCCTATCAATTAGAAAAGAACGAGGGTGAAAATCATCTTCATGGTGGCAATAAAGGGTTTAATACAGTTCTTTGGGATGCAGAATTGATCGAAGGTGGAAGTGAAATCGGTGTTCGTTTTTCTTATACTAGCCCTGATGGAGAAGAGGGATATCCAGGGGTGGTTTCTGTCCATGTGAACTATCTATTATCCAATAATAATGAGCTTTTGATTAAATATGAAGCAGTTACGGATCAAAAAACGTTATTAAATCTAACCAACCATACATATTTTAATTTAAGTGGCAATGCAAAGCGAGATGTATTGGAGCATTCCTTAACACTAGATAGTAATCAATTTCTTGAGTTAAATGAACAATTATTGCCGACTGGTGTTAAGTTAGATGCTGTGAATACTGTTTTTGATTTTCAAAATGGCAGGTTAATTAAGGATGGAACCGTATCAAATCATCCCCAAAACCAATTAGTAGGCAAAGGGTATGACCATCCGTTTCTTTTGAACAGCCATCATACTGGTGAAATAGTGTTATCAGATGAAGTAAGTGGCCGAAAACTAATCGTTGAAACAGATCAACCGAGTGTTGTACTTTATACTGGGAACAGTTTAACGGAAGATGTAACCGTGAATGGCCGCAAGTGTAAAAAACATTTAGGACTATGTTTAGAAACACAAGGTCTGCCTGATGCGATCCATCATCCATCCTTTCCAACAATCATTTTAGATAAAGGTGAGACCTATTCAGCCATAACAAAATATACATTCATCACGGAATAATATTTTTTTAGCTAATAGGAAAGTATAAACTTTTTTCAAAGTTTATACTTTCCTATGTCGCATAAGTGCAACTAGGCTATCGCCGGCGACTTAAGGCTTGTAGCTAGCCAAGTTTTCTTTAAACACTAAGCACCTGCTATCGATAGCAGGTGTTTTTTTGATGAATATTTTGTGAACAGTAAAGGCATTTGATAGGTGTAAAGAACTAATTGGTAAATAAGTAGAATAGGATAACTATGTAATTCTGAGTTGGAGGAGAGTGTTTATGAGGAAACCGATAGGACTTCTTGTATTACTGATCATTGCTTTATCCCTTATTGCGGCGGGGTATGGTGCCTTTTCGAATCAAGGAAATGGGCAATGTGAATTCAAGTCCATATATGGAGAGACCATCACAATATATGGAAAAGGTTTATATAAAAATGACTCAGTAGCAATGGCCTCCCAAGCAATTGCACAGGATTATGTTACCTTGTTTATGGCAATTCCATTATTATTAGCATCATTTTATTTATCTAAAAAAGGGCTTTTAAAGGGCAAGTTACTCCTTACAGGAACGTTAGGCTATTTTTTATACACATATACCTCATACTCCTTTCTCTCAATGTATAACTCTATGTTCCTTATTTATATCATGCTTATGTCCGCGAGCTTCTTTGCATTTCTAATAGCCTTCAAGTCATTCGACCTTCCCAATTTATATTTGTATTTTGATAAAAAGCTACCGGTTACATTTATTGGTGGGTTCTTATTGTTTGTTTCATTTCTTTTCGGAATGATGTGGATTGGAAAGATAATCCCTACTCTTACTCAAAATGTGCCTCCTGTTGGTATTGATCATTATACGACATTAGTAATTCAGGCAATGGACCTTGGCTTTGTAATCCCAGCAGGGATCTGGGCAGGGATTTTATTTTTAAAAAGAAGGCCACTTGGCTACTTACTTGGATCCGTATTAATCGTCAAATTTATTACATTGTTAACTGCTCTTACAGCTATGATCATTAGGCAAATGGTTGCTGGTATTCAGGTGGGTTTTTCAGAAATTTTTATTGTTGTTCTTATCAATCTACTGGTTATCTATTGTTTAGTTTTAATTATGAAAAATAGTAAAGAGCCGGAAAGGAGGTAGGTGCAAGTGAAAACAGTTATTCTCTATGCTACTAAGTATGGAAGTGTTGAACATGCAGTAGAAATCTTAGAATCAAAGCTCGTGGGGAAAGTTCAGCACTTAAATATAATGAAGGAAGATGTCCCAACACTTATTGATTACGATCAAGTGATTATCGGTGGATCCATCTACGTTGGAAAGATCCAAAGAAAGCTTTCAAAGTTTGTTACTAAAAATTTACCATTATTGTTAACGAAACGCATCGGGCTTTTTATATGCGCTGGGGAAAAATTACAGGAGGTAAGGGAAAAAGAACTTGTCGATGCCTTCCCTAATGACCTTTTTAACCATGCGATTTGCAAAGATATTTTTGGTTATGAAATTCATTACGAAAAGCTTAACTTTTTGGAAAAAAAGATGGTGGGGGCAGTGTTAGGACTTAAAGAGGGTTGCTCTGAACTTTCTGAGGAGAAAATTACGGATTTCGCTAAAATAATGTCCAGTTGAGGATTTACTAGTGCACTTACGGTACATATTTTTTAGTAACAAGAAAACACTAAACGTATGTTCTGGAGGTGCTAATTATGGAGACAAAAAATTTTGAACAGATCTACAATCAATATAAACAGCAAAGTGAACAACAGGCTCAAATTGAGGCAACTGATGCGGATACTGGCGGGAAAGAAGAGTTTGTAGCTGTCAGAAAAAATAATGATGGTGATATTATTGCGTTTAAAACAAATACGGGGCGGGAATTGGACTACATTTCTGCGTTAGATGAAGCCAAAGCAGGAAACATCGCCCATATCGATGTCTTTCATAAGTATGGAAGAGATATTATAAGAAGTGAACCCGATGGAATAAAGGAAAACAATTTGGATCGGTTGCCAGGGTTTTGAAATAATGCTGAGTGGGTGAAAATGCCTGCTCAGCATTTTTAGTTAAGCAGAATTTGTATCCATAAATTCTGCTAGCGCATAAGTGCAACTATGCCTCTGCCATCGCCCTTAGAGGCTCGCCGATCGGTGAGTTTTCTTTAGCTAATCAGAATTTATTTTCATAAATTCTGCTAGCGCATAAGTGCAACTTCGCCTCTGTCATCGCCCTTAGGGGCTCGCCAATCGACGAGTTTTCTTTACTATAGACTGTAAGCGCTTTAAAAACCTTAAAGAAATGTTCACAAGCATTTTTGATAATTTGCGGTAAAATGTAGATATCAACATAATGTGAATTAATTCACATACTGTATTTATCATAAAAATGGTACTTAGTATAAAAAAGGAAGCGAAACGTAATGGGTGAAATATCTGTTAGTGCCTTGCTAATTCGATTTTTATTGGGAGGAGCCGCAGTAGTAGTTTCAGCACTTATCGCACGAAAATTAGGTGAAAAGGCAGGAGGGATATTTGCTGCATTTCCAGCTGTTTATCTTGCTGCATTGTTAACGAATGGCCTTGATTTTAGTGGTGGGGACCTAATTACTCATTCTATTTTATTATCAAAGGGAGCTATAATCGGGATGTCTATTAATATTCTCGTTGCAATCCTAGCTGGTTTTCTTTTGCCAAAGGGATGGAAACGTGGTTTAGTAAATTCCATGGTTTGTTGGTTAGTAGTTTCTATGGTAGTTGTTTTTGTTACATCCCACTAAAAAAGAGGTGAGTCAATAATGGATTTACTTTTACGTTTTTTAATAGGTGGAACGGCTGTAATGTTAAGTTACCTAGTGACTGTCCTTTCCCCATGGAAAATACTAGCTGGAATTTTTGCTGCGTTCCCAGCAGTAATGATTACGGCCATATTAATGGTTGGTATTGCTTCTGGTTCAAAAAAAGCTGCAAAAATTGCAAAAGGCTCTGTCTATGGAATGGTGGGAGGCGTCGTTTGTGCTGTTACAGTATTAATTACCCTTCAGATGAGTCAAAATTGGCTATTTAGTATAATAATAGGCTTAGTACTTTGGCTTGGAAGTTCAGTTGTCATTTATTGGTTCAAGGATTTTGTGAAAAATAAACATCTTGCTGTACTTAAAAAATCATCTTAGGAAGAGGGAGCCCAAATGGGGGCTTCCCTTAGGGGCTCGCCAATCGGCGAGTTTTATTTAGAACAGAAAAAAACTGGCATTTAAGCCAGCCTCTTTCCTCATGCCTCTACTAAACGCATTTGTTCAAACTGACTAATTTTATCCTCATAGGTTAATGTAACCCCAATTTCATCCCAGCCGTTGAGTAACATTTCCTTCGAATAGGCGGTAATATCAAAATTCACCTTAAATTCGTTGTCATCATAAACAACTTGCTGTTCAAGATCGACTGTTAAGGTGTATTCATCACATTCTGCTCGTCTAATTAGCTCTTCCGAATGTTCTTCACTCACTTGGATTGCAAGGATTCCATTTTTTACACAGTTATTTTTAAAAATATCTGCATAGCTTGGGGCAATGACGACCTTGAATCCGAAATCCTGAATCGCCCATGGGGCATGTTCACGCGAGGAACCGCAGCCAAAGTTTTCTCCGGCAACAAGGATAGATGCTCCCGCGTATTTAGAGTCATTTAAGCTGAATTCCTTACGTGGATTTCCACCATCATCAAACCGCCAGTGATAGAAAAGAAATTGCCCAAACCCTTGACGTTCAATGCGTTTAAGAAATTGTTTAGGAATAATCTGGTCTGTATCGACATTTGGCCTGTTTAAAGGATAGACAAGACCTTTATGAATTCGAATCGGCTCCATTTTTCAAAAAACCTCCTAGGAATTGACTGTTTGAACTACAAATTGGCGAACATCGACAAAATGACCGGCAACTGCAGCTGCTGCTGCCATTTCTGGACTGACAAGATGGGTTCTGGCCCCGTTTCCTTGACGCCCCTCAAAGTTACGATTGGAAGTGGAGGCACAGCGTTTGCCAGGAGGAATAATATCATCATTCATGGCAAGGCACATACTACATCCTGCATCGCGCCATTCAAATCCTGCTTCTGTAAAAATAACATCTAGGCCTTCTTGTTCTGCAGCCAGTTTAATTGTTTTTGAACCGGGTACAACGATAGCTGTTACAGAAGGGTTTACTTTATGGCCACGAATCACATTTGCTGCTTTTCGCAAGTCACTAAGCCTTGAGTTCGTACAGGATCCAATAAAAACATGATCAATTTTTACAGAAGAGATGGGTTGCCCTGCTTCAAGGCCCATGTAATCTAATGCCCGTTGAATTTCTTCTTTTTCACTTTGCTTAGTTAAATCATCTGGATTTGGTACGAATCCATTAATTGAAACGCCCATGCCTGGATTTGTTCCCCACGTAACTTGTGGCTCGATCTTCGAGGCGTCAATATCAACAGTCAAATCGTAAACTGCATCCTCATCAGAGGCTATGGATTTCCATTTAGCGACCGCCACATCAAATTCTGCTCCAGCTGGTACATGTCTTTTTCCTTTTAAATAGTCAAAAGTGGTTTCATCTGGAGTAATCAGCCCTGCTCTTGCTCCAGCTTCAATTGACATATTACAAACTGTCATCCGTTCTTCCATGGAAAGAGATCGTATCGCTTCACCTGAAAATTCAATAACATAACCAGTACCAAAATTAACACCATACTTTGCGATGATAAAAAGAATTAGATCCTTGGCAGTGACACCAACACCAAGTTTGCCATTAATTTTTACGTTAAGCGTTTTGGGGGGAGATTGCCAAAGTGTTTGAGTGGCAAGGACATGCTCCACCTCACTTGTGCCAATCCCAAATGCTAATGCACCAAATGCTCCATGTGTTGAGGTATGGCTATCACCACAAACAATTGTTTTTCCCGGTTGGGTGAGGCCTAGTTCTGGGCCAATCACATGGACAATCCCATTATCGGGGTGGTGAATATCAGCAAGGGTTACACCAAATTCAGCACAGTTATTTTTCAGGGTATCCATTTGTGTTTTAGAGACCAAATCTTTGATCACATGACGGTCACGAGTTGGAACATTATGATCCATTGTTGCAAATGTACGATTCGGCTGGCGCACTTTTCGTTCATTCATCCGCAAGCCTTCAAATGCTTGGGGTGAGGTCACTTCGTGGACAAGGTGCAAATCAATATAAAGTAAATCTGGTTTTCCTTCTTCTTGGTGAACGACATGCTGTTCCCAAATTTTTTCGATAATATTTTTTGGTCTTTGCATAGTTCCCTTCCTCACGTTGGTAGATTTATATAATCATATCGAGGTATTAATGTTAAGCATAGCAGTCACAAATACACTTTGCTGCATCTTGTGATTGGATATAATCAACAATCAGCTTGGTCATCTCTGCTGTATCTACTAAGCAACTATTATTAATTTGAAGGTCCTCAGTATGATATCCTGCATCAAGTACTGATTGAACGGCATCTTCAATCAGTATAGCTTCGGTATCAAGTCCAAATGAATGACGTAACATCATGGCAGTTGATAAGATCATTGCGATTGGGTTCGCAATTCCTTTACCAGCAATGTCAGGTGCAGAGCCATGAACAGGTTCATAAAGGCCAACTCCATCTTCCCGGAGACTTGCCGAAGGAAGCATTCCGAGCGAGCCGGTTAAAACGGATGCCTCATCGCTTAAAATATCTCCAAACATATTTTCTGTTACGATTACATCAAATTGAGTAGGGTTAGTAATCAATTTCATAGCAGTAGAATCTACTAAAGAATGCACTACTGTAACATCTGGGTATTGAACTTTTTTCTCTTCGACAATTTCCCTCCACAGCTTGCTGGACTCAAGCACGTTTGCTTTATCGACAGAAGTGAGATGGCCGCGCCTTTTTTGTGCAGATTGAAAGCCTTTGTCTACAATTCTTTCAATTTCTCTGCGTGTATAGGCAAGGGTATCAACGGCAGATTGGCCAGCATCTCTACGTTCACTTGGTGTTCCGAAATAAAGGCCACCGGTGAGCTCTCTTACGATAAGAAGATCACTTCCACTCACAACCTCTTCCTTTAATGGAGATGCATGGAGTAAGTTTTTATATCCCTTTATGGGTCTTAAATTAGCAAATAGGTCAAGTGCTTTTCGGATACCAAGTAATCCTCGTTCCGGACGCAAATGGGAGGGATTGTTATCCCACTTTGGTCCTCCAACTGCTCCAAGTAAAATAGCATCAGCTTTTTTGCATGCCTCAACCGTAGCATCAGGAAGGGGAGTGCCATGGAGGTCAATGGCAATACCACCAATATCATGTGACTCGAAGCTAAAAGAGTGATTGAATTCATCAGCAATCGCAAAAAGTACGGCCTGTGCAGAATTAATAACTTCCTTCCCAATTCCATCACCTGGAAGTAAGACAATTTTCTTTTTCATTGAAAAGCCCTCCTAAAGAAT
The Neobacillus sp. PS3-40 genome window above contains:
- a CDS encoding aldose epimerase family protein — protein: MKIVKAPFDHKNVYEYTLINDFGVEVSCLNYGCIITKILTPDNFGNLENIVLRFESMGEYEQNPPFLGAVIGRVAGRIKGAEFELDGKAYQLEKNEGENHLHGGNKGFNTVLWDAELIEGGSEIGVRFSYTSPDGEEGYPGVVSVHVNYLLSNNNELLIKYEAVTDQKTLLNLTNHTYFNLSGNAKRDVLEHSLTLDSNQFLELNEQLLPTGVKLDAVNTVFDFQNGRLIKDGTVSNHPQNQLVGKGYDHPFLLNSHHTGEIVLSDEVSGRKLIVETDQPSVVLYTGNSLTEDVTVNGRKCKKHLGLCLETQGLPDAIHHPSFPTIILDKGETYSAITKYTFITE
- a CDS encoding flavodoxin domain-containing protein, encoding MKTVILYATKYGSVEHAVEILESKLVGKVQHLNIMKEDVPTLIDYDQVIIGGSIYVGKIQRKLSKFVTKNLPLLLTKRIGLFICAGEKLQEVREKELVDAFPNDLFNHAICKDIFGYEIHYEKLNFLEKKMVGAVLGLKEGCSELSEEKITDFAKIMSS
- a CDS encoding DUF3892 domain-containing protein — encoded protein: METKNFEQIYNQYKQQSEQQAQIEATDADTGGKEEFVAVRKNNDGDIIAFKTNTGRELDYISALDEAKAGNIAHIDVFHKYGRDIIRSEPDGIKENNLDRLPGF
- a CDS encoding DUF3147 family protein, which translates into the protein MGEISVSALLIRFLLGGAAVVVSALIARKLGEKAGGIFAAFPAVYLAALLTNGLDFSGGDLITHSILLSKGAIIGMSINILVAILAGFLLPKGWKRGLVNSMVCWLVVSMVVVFVTSH
- a CDS encoding DUF3147 family protein, which produces MDLLLRFLIGGTAVMLSYLVTVLSPWKILAGIFAAFPAVMITAILMVGIASGSKKAAKIAKGSVYGMVGGVVCAVTVLITLQMSQNWLFSIIIGLVLWLGSSVVIYWFKDFVKNKHLAVLKKSS
- the leuD gene encoding 3-isopropylmalate dehydratase small subunit → MEPIRIHKGLVYPLNRPNVDTDQIIPKQFLKRIERQGFGQFLFYHWRFDDGGNPRKEFSLNDSKYAGASILVAGENFGCGSSREHAPWAIQDFGFKVVIAPSYADIFKNNCVKNGILAIQVSEEHSEELIRRAECDEYTLTVDLEQQVVYDDNEFKVNFDITAYSKEMLLNGWDEIGVTLTYEDKISQFEQMRLVEA
- the leuC gene encoding 3-isopropylmalate dehydratase large subunit, with the translated sequence MQRPKNIIEKIWEQHVVHQEEGKPDLLYIDLHLVHEVTSPQAFEGLRMNERKVRQPNRTFATMDHNVPTRDRHVIKDLVSKTQMDTLKNNCAEFGVTLADIHHPDNGIVHVIGPELGLTQPGKTIVCGDSHTSTHGAFGALAFGIGTSEVEHVLATQTLWQSPPKTLNVKINGKLGVGVTAKDLILFIIAKYGVNFGTGYVIEFSGEAIRSLSMEERMTVCNMSIEAGARAGLITPDETTFDYLKGKRHVPAGAEFDVAVAKWKSIASDEDAVYDLTVDIDASKIEPQVTWGTNPGMGVSINGFVPNPDDLTKQSEKEEIQRALDYMGLEAGQPISSVKIDHVFIGSCTNSRLSDLRKAANVIRGHKVNPSVTAIVVPGSKTIKLAAEQEGLDVIFTEAGFEWRDAGCSMCLAMNDDIIPPGKRCASTSNRNFEGRQGNGARTHLVSPEMAAAAAVAGHFVDVRQFVVQTVNS
- the leuB gene encoding 3-isopropylmalate dehydrogenase — its product is MKKKIVLLPGDGIGKEVINSAQAVLFAIADEFNHSFSFESHDIGGIAIDLHGTPLPDATVEACKKADAILLGAVGGPKWDNNPSHLRPERGLLGIRKALDLFANLRPIKGYKNLLHASPLKEEVVSGSDLLIVRELTGGLYFGTPSERRDAGQSAVDTLAYTRREIERIVDKGFQSAQKRRGHLTSVDKANVLESSKLWREIVEEKKVQYPDVTVVHSLVDSTAMKLITNPTQFDVIVTENMFGDILSDEASVLTGSLGMLPSASLREDGVGLYEPVHGSAPDIAGKGIANPIAMILSTAMMLRHSFGLDTEAILIEDAVQSVLDAGYHTEDLQINNSCLVDTAEMTKLIVDYIQSQDAAKCICDCYA